A stretch of Thermotoga sp. SG1 DNA encodes these proteins:
- a CDS encoding glycosyltransferase: MEIFEKIQKAIEQKDFSKAKEIAEKIDDETERYNALGIVHYYEGKKEEAQTFFEKALKINPVHDDVLFNYSKVLLEKGEYFESWRYLTRINEKTWEVYDMLGDTQLQQNNLAMALHHYRKASKLSGILEMKEKYEALKKQFKKDTKVAFLCLPGLDHFIKDIANILSEMYEVKLVVTKDGKQIVDAYNWADIVWLEWANELAVEITGKLPKGNKRILCRLHSYEALVNYPERINWNNVDTLILVADHMKDVLKDYHQSVYEKIKNKIKVIPNGVDLNRFRFKVRSPGFNIAVVAHINHKKAPEMWLQVIGLLKSIDERYTLHVAGDFQELRYANYFKYFIKETGLEKNVKLYGFVHNIEEFLEDMNYVLSTSVHESFGYNIAEAMACGIKPLIHNYHGAKNQWSESLIFNFIGEIPNLIKGKYESEKYRRYVEDNYSLESQIKNIADMIESLPKAKIKVEQVKEKGVWDNLWKRYSEHDILSLVNSPEGKVLRSEFVNLLNRFFVLKGSKILEAGCGSGIISIDLSKRGAHYTGIDISQDSVNLSEKVASFFELRNVNFRKMDAFNTVFSEREFDIVFNIGVVEHFQDEDIIKMLKEMARVGRFIVVGVPYSGSQIYELSEEISQESGTWEYGSERDFYSLKDLFEKAGVRLLHEEIIGSFSEPFCLKRINPSLIKKQLARNLEKMLQGEENIGSWLLAIGTNDKTCEEIFEKARKENGRVVFSPQLEIVKTRYPSVSIVIPFLNARKYIKSTVEDLYLLSYSNFEVVFVNDGSTDGSAEEIEKLLAKEKKFPYKILNLEKNEGPFLARYRGTLAADGEYIVYHNIDDRLQLNGINRLFLDTANFRKNALLAVSVALMENRKCTGDVWLIDIERKPLDYFWKTMEFLSGEIHPINTLVPKKFLLESYSSLVSLLEEYGKNFSVGEDVLLAYQMVLDGALEDIVPVYYTFEGYEIGNVSSVSKNIEKRVQSLPLVISYIVVSLAKKHLVDFNQLKGIENHIRSRAKTLYGEILGEKFWENFLKYKNFFEKILN, encoded by the coding sequence ATGGAAATTTTTGAAAAAATTCAAAAGGCGATAGAACAAAAAGATTTTTCAAAGGCAAAAGAAATAGCAGAAAAAATTGACGATGAAACAGAAAGATACAACGCACTGGGGATAGTGCATTACTACGAAGGCAAAAAAGAAGAGGCTCAAACCTTCTTTGAAAAAGCCTTGAAGATAAACCCTGTTCACGATGACGTACTGTTCAATTATTCGAAGGTTCTACTTGAAAAAGGAGAGTACTTCGAATCCTGGAGGTATCTGACGAGGATCAATGAGAAAACGTGGGAAGTGTACGACATGCTCGGTGATACTCAACTGCAGCAGAACAATCTCGCAATGGCCCTTCATCACTACAGAAAAGCATCAAAACTTTCTGGCATCCTGGAAATGAAAGAAAAGTACGAAGCACTCAAAAAACAGTTCAAAAAGGATACAAAAGTTGCCTTTCTTTGTCTTCCAGGCCTGGATCACTTCATCAAAGACATAGCAAACATCCTCTCTGAAATGTACGAAGTGAAACTCGTCGTGACGAAAGATGGAAAGCAGATCGTCGATGCCTACAACTGGGCGGACATCGTCTGGCTGGAGTGGGCAAACGAACTGGCAGTGGAGATAACAGGTAAACTGCCAAAGGGAAACAAAAGGATTCTCTGCAGACTTCATAGTTATGAAGCCCTTGTAAACTATCCAGAAAGAATAAACTGGAACAACGTGGATACACTGATACTGGTTGCCGATCACATGAAAGATGTACTGAAGGACTATCATCAGAGCGTCTACGAAAAAATAAAGAACAAGATCAAAGTGATTCCAAATGGTGTCGATCTGAACAGGTTCAGGTTCAAAGTTCGATCTCCTGGTTTCAACATAGCCGTGGTAGCACACATAAACCATAAGAAGGCTCCTGAGATGTGGCTTCAGGTGATTGGGCTTTTGAAGAGCATCGATGAAAGATACACCCTTCATGTGGCAGGAGATTTTCAAGAACTGAGATATGCAAATTACTTCAAGTATTTCATCAAAGAAACCGGTCTGGAGAAAAACGTCAAACTGTATGGATTTGTGCATAACATAGAAGAATTTCTTGAAGATATGAATTACGTACTTTCTACAAGCGTTCATGAAAGTTTTGGCTACAACATAGCCGAAGCAATGGCTTGTGGGATAAAACCGTTAATACACAATTATCATGGAGCAAAAAACCAATGGTCAGAGAGTCTTATCTTCAATTTCATCGGTGAGATTCCTAATCTTATAAAAGGAAAATACGAGAGTGAAAAATACAGACGGTACGTGGAAGACAACTACTCTCTGGAATCACAGATCAAAAACATCGCCGATATGATAGAATCGCTACCTAAAGCGAAGATAAAGGTAGAACAGGTAAAAGAAAAAGGGGTATGGGATAACCTGTGGAAAAGATACAGTGAGCACGACATACTTTCCCTTGTCAACAGTCCTGAAGGAAAAGTTCTAAGATCAGAGTTTGTGAATCTGTTGAATCGATTTTTTGTGTTGAAAGGATCAAAAATTCTTGAAGCTGGTTGTGGGTCTGGTATCATTTCCATTGATCTTTCAAAAAGAGGTGCCCATTATACGGGAATAGATATTAGCCAGGATAGTGTGAATCTATCAGAAAAGGTGGCTAGCTTTTTCGAATTAAGAAACGTGAACTTCAGAAAAATGGACGCTTTCAATACGGTATTTTCAGAAAGAGAATTTGATATAGTCTTCAACATCGGAGTGGTGGAACACTTTCAGGATGAAGACATCATCAAAATGCTCAAAGAGATGGCTCGCGTGGGAAGATTCATTGTAGTAGGTGTTCCGTACAGCGGCTCTCAGATCTACGAACTCTCAGAAGAAATATCACAGGAAAGCGGAACTTGGGAGTATGGTTCCGAAAGAGATTTTTACAGTTTAAAGGATCTATTTGAAAAAGCCGGAGTAAGGTTGCTTCACGAAGAAATCATAGGTTCATTTTCTGAACCCTTTTGCTTGAAAAGAATAAACCCTTCATTGATAAAAAAACAACTGGCACGCAACCTTGAAAAAATGCTTCAAGGTGAAGAAAATATTGGAAGCTGGCTTTTGGCAATAGGAACAAACGATAAAACTTGTGAGGAAATCTTCGAAAAAGCAAGGAAAGAAAACGGTAGAGTGGTATTTTCTCCTCAACTTGAAATTGTAAAAACTCGATACCCATCTGTATCTATAGTAATACCGTTTTTGAACGCCAGAAAATACATCAAAAGTACCGTTGAAGACCTTTACTTATTGTCCTATTCCAATTTTGAAGTGGTGTTCGTGAACGATGGTTCAACAGATGGAAGTGCCGAGGAAATTGAAAAGCTTCTGGCAAAAGAGAAAAAGTTCCCATACAAAATCTTGAACCTTGAAAAAAACGAAGGACCGTTTCTTGCAAGGTACAGAGGAACCCTTGCCGCTGATGGTGAGTACATCGTTTACCATAATATAGACGACAGATTGCAGTTGAATGGAATCAATAGACTCTTTCTCGACACTGCAAACTTTCGCAAAAACGCACTTCTTGCCGTTTCCGTGGCCTTGATGGAAAACAGAAAGTGTACAGGTGATGTATGGCTTATAGACATAGAAAGAAAACCACTGGATTATTTCTGGAAAACAATGGAATTTTTGAGTGGAGAGATCCACCCGATAAACACATTGGTACCCAAGAAATTTTTGTTAGAAAGCTACTCTTCACTCGTTTCTCTGTTGGAAGAGTATGGTAAAAACTTTTCGGTGGGGGAAGACGTACTGCTCGCCTATCAAATGGTATTGGATGGTGCGCTGGAAGATATTGTGCCTGTCTACTATACTTTCGAAGGTTATGAAATAGGAAATGTTTCCTCTGTATCAAAAAACATCGAAAAACGTGTACAATCCTTACCACTGGTTATCTCCTATATCGTAGTGTCTCTGGCAAAAAAACATCTTGTGGATTTCAACCAGTTAAAGGGTATCGAAAATCATAT